In Parasedimentitalea marina, the following are encoded in one genomic region:
- a CDS encoding ribonuclease HII — MEQPDYSYESAAQRCGYLRIAGVDEVGRGPLAGPVTAAAVILNPDNIPIGLNDSKKLSAKKREAIEQEIFDTGEVAIAHASVEEIDEINILRASHLAMERAVAMLDPAPDYLLIDGNLIPRGLELPSEAVIKGDGKSVSIAAASIVAKLCRDRLMVDLAQQCPGYGWEKNAGYPSKQHKDALAVLGVTQHHRRSFKPIHNILYQDQTTGI, encoded by the coding sequence ATGGAACAACCTGACTACAGTTATGAGAGTGCCGCGCAACGGTGTGGGTACCTGCGCATTGCCGGCGTTGATGAGGTCGGGCGCGGCCCCCTAGCCGGCCCTGTCACCGCCGCCGCCGTGATCCTGAACCCCGATAACATCCCCATAGGCCTGAACGACTCCAAAAAGCTAAGCGCCAAAAAACGCGAAGCCATCGAGCAAGAGATTTTTGACACGGGTGAGGTGGCCATTGCCCATGCCTCGGTTGAAGAAATCGATGAAATCAACATCCTGCGCGCGTCTCATCTGGCGATGGAACGGGCGGTGGCGATGCTGGATCCAGCCCCGGACTATCTGTTGATCGACGGAAACCTGATCCCGCGGGGGCTGGAATTGCCGTCCGAGGCGGTGATCAAGGGCGATGGCAAATCAGTGTCGATTGCAGCCGCTTCGATTGTTGCAAAATTGTGCCGCGACCGTCTGATGGTGGATTTAGCGCAACAGTGCCCAGGCTATGGTTGGGAAAAGAACGCCGGTTACCCGTCTAAGCAGCACAAAGACGCCTTGGCCGTTTTAGGGGTAACACAACATCATCGCCGTTCCTTCAAGCCTATCCACAATATATTGTATCAAGATCAAACCACAGGCATTTGA
- a CDS encoding STAS domain-containing protein, whose protein sequence is MTTEAQTHLLDLPNAFSELTPLISFLDGAGSQPIEIDCSKVAMLPSRCLQLLLGAEQQWRSEGLEFSVTNITEGCRRALSLMGVDANRFEDKETA, encoded by the coding sequence ATGACGACCGAAGCACAAACACATCTTTTGGATTTGCCAAATGCATTTTCTGAGCTGACACCACTGATCTCGTTCCTGGATGGGGCCGGATCTCAACCTATCGAGATTGATTGCAGCAAGGTGGCAATGTTGCCCTCCCGCTGCCTGCAATTACTGCTTGGAGCGGAACAACAATGGAGGTCCGAGGGATTAGAATTCTCGGTCACCAATATAACTGAAGGCTGCCGCCGGGCACTGTCCCTCATGGGGGTCGATGCAAACCGATTTGAAGATAAGGAAACAGCATGA
- a CDS encoding CheB methylesterase domain-containing protein, translating into MESAYSGIKVLLANNLMTAYNQAESVQPTFAFVEDGFTKLPEFEMMMAMFSALDTRWVSVMDSHSAAPARKSNPLLDRGAGIFELSKSDHPVQFVQYFDMMVKAPRRNETTNRPASNGKTSATANSTDKVILIGSSTGGVEALRSLLVGFPADCPPTVIVQHTGKNFGAGLVTLLNRICAAKVVGAEDSIQLAPGTVHIAAGQTKHLGLTPRTPHRTRLKEGPAISGHTPSVDALFSSAVPFAKNVVATILTGMGQDGAKGLLELRKAGATTFAQDEQSSVVYGMPRVAWQNGAAQKQVSLARMAGTLLQACKA; encoded by the coding sequence ATGGAATCCGCCTATTCCGGCATCAAGGTTCTTTTGGCCAATAACCTGATGACGGCCTACAATCAGGCCGAGTCGGTACAGCCAACCTTTGCTTTCGTCGAAGATGGCTTCACCAAATTACCCGAATTTGAAATGATGATGGCGATGTTCTCAGCGCTGGACACCCGTTGGGTGTCGGTGATGGACAGCCACTCAGCCGCACCCGCCCGTAAGTCAAACCCGCTGCTGGACCGCGGTGCAGGTATTTTTGAGTTGAGCAAATCCGACCATCCAGTTCAGTTCGTGCAGTATTTCGACATGATGGTAAAGGCGCCGCGGCGCAATGAGACCACCAATCGCCCTGCATCAAACGGCAAAACCTCTGCCACTGCCAATTCGACCGACAAGGTTATCCTGATCGGATCTTCCACTGGCGGAGTAGAGGCCCTGCGCAGCCTGTTAGTCGGCTTTCCAGCCGATTGTCCGCCGACGGTCATTGTTCAACACACCGGTAAAAATTTCGGAGCGGGCCTTGTGACCCTGCTAAACCGGATTTGTGCCGCAAAGGTGGTCGGCGCCGAGGATAGTATCCAGCTGGCACCTGGCACCGTGCATATCGCCGCTGGTCAAACAAAACACCTGGGCCTAACGCCACGTACACCACATCGCACCCGTCTGAAAGAAGGCCCCGCAATCTCTGGTCACACACCATCAGTGGACGCACTTTTTAGCTCGGCAGTGCCCTTTGCCAAGAACGTCGTTGCGACAATTTTAACTGGTATGGGCCAAGATGGAGCCAAGGGTCTGCTAGAGTTACGCAAGGCCGGGGCAACCACTTTTGCTCAGGATGAGCAAAGCTCGGTTGTCTATGGCATGCCGCGCGTAGCCTGGCAAAACGGCGCGGCCCAAAAACAAGTGTCACTGGCACGGATGGCCGGAACTCTTCTTCAAGCTTGCAAAGCTTGA
- a CDS encoding response regulator, whose product MSLKDSLRVMVVDDMSTSRGILTQTLDELGIKNYMVENNGQSAFQKIASNPVHLVLSDYNMPGMDGLGLLKCLRENRATQRTGFILVTGKPTPEVVEVGRRLAMNNIIRKPFTVATMKQAIEQVVGRL is encoded by the coding sequence ATGAGCCTCAAAGACTCTCTGCGCGTTATGGTTGTTGATGACATGTCCACTAGTCGTGGAATTCTGACCCAGACATTGGATGAACTGGGCATCAAGAATTATATGGTTGAAAACAACGGCCAATCAGCCTTTCAAAAGATCGCGTCCAATCCGGTGCACCTGGTGCTTTCGGACTATAACATGCCAGGCATGGATGGATTGGGTCTGCTTAAATGTCTGCGCGAAAACCGCGCGACACAGCGGACGGGTTTTATTCTGGTGACAGGTAAGCCGACTCCAGAAGTGGTCGAAGTTGGGCGTCGTCTGGCGATGAACAACATCATTCGCAAACCGTTCACCGTGGCAACTATGAAGCAGGCGATCGAACAAGTGGTGGGACGCCTGTAA
- a CDS encoding site-specific DNA-methyltransferase — protein sequence MNKTMVKSAAALPLNTILGGDCIDVMNSLPAESVDLIFADPPYNLQLKGQLHRPDNSQVDAVDDHWDQFSSFAAYDQFTKAWLKAARRLLKPNGAIWVIGSYHNIFRVGSALQDQGYWILNDVVWRKSNPMPNFRGKRFTNAHETMIWASKAEGGKYTFNYEALKALNEGIQMRSDWVLPICTGHERLKNEDGVKAHPTQKPESLLHRIMIGSTNPGDVVLDPFFGTGTTGAVAKMLGREFIGIEREEEYRKVAEKRIASVRKFDRDALQVSTSKRAEPRVPFGQLVERGMLRPGEQLLSMNGRHKAKVRADGTLIGDDVKGSIHQVGAKLENAPSCNGWTYWCFKRDGKTVPIDVLRQQIRAEMQA from the coding sequence ATGAACAAAACAATGGTAAAGAGCGCAGCTGCGCTCCCTTTAAACACGATTCTTGGTGGGGACTGCATCGATGTGATGAACAGTCTGCCTGCGGAGTCAGTTGATCTGATCTTTGCAGACCCGCCCTATAACCTGCAGCTCAAGGGTCAGCTGCACCGCCCTGACAACAGCCAGGTCGATGCTGTTGACGACCATTGGGACCAGTTTTCCAGCTTTGCCGCCTATGACCAGTTCACCAAAGCCTGGCTGAAAGCCGCCCGTCGCCTGTTGAAACCCAATGGCGCGATCTGGGTGATCGGCTCGTATCACAACATCTTCCGCGTTGGGTCGGCGCTGCAGGACCAGGGCTATTGGATCCTGAACGATGTGGTTTGGCGCAAGTCGAACCCAATGCCCAATTTCCGCGGCAAACGGTTTACAAACGCGCATGAAACCATGATCTGGGCCTCAAAGGCCGAGGGTGGAAAATACACCTTTAACTACGAAGCGCTGAAGGCACTGAACGAAGGTATTCAGATGCGCAGTGACTGGGTGCTACCAATTTGTACCGGCCACGAGCGCCTGAAGAACGAAGATGGCGTCAAGGCGCATCCGACCCAAAAACCCGAAAGCCTGCTGCACCGGATCATGATTGGATCAACCAATCCTGGTGATGTGGTGCTGGATCCGTTCTTTGGCACTGGGACCACCGGCGCAGTTGCCAAGATGCTGGGCCGTGAATTCATCGGCATCGAGCGTGAAGAAGAATACCGCAAGGTGGCCGAAAAGCGCATCGCATCGGTCCGTAAATTTGACCGGGACGCCCTGCAGGTCTCAACCTCCAAACGGGCTGAGCCGCGGGTGCCTTTTGGCCAGCTGGTCGAACGCGGTATGCTGCGTCCGGGCGAACAATTGCTAAGCATGAATGGCCGCCACAAGGCCAAGGTGCGGGCCGATGGCACTCTGATTGGCGATGACGTCAAAGGGTCGATCCACCAGGTTGGCGCCAAGCTGGAGAACGCCCCCTCATGCAATGGCTGGACCTATTGGTGCTTTAAGCGCGACGGCAAGACTGTGCCGATCGACGTGCTGCGCCAGCAGATCCGCGCCGAGATGCAGGCCTGA
- a CDS encoding M15 family metallopeptidase, whose amino-acid sequence MRVLPAIILAVALMLLPVIWFSLKWALSDEGFEGAAVDSSARIEIEMLRQQIEDLQLRLTELKSEVARLPIAGATAPVTDDAAAEMAIWDQTPGADLDYAQVVLIADRLNVNHGLRVAGGSYLSEKLGRPRPDLNDNCQPMTNPELKEKLVTEQVGPIRVSMLRPAIESLKVVFENIRSADPDLYGRINTAGALCVRRIRGTQNSLSTHSYGLAVDLNIDGQLDNFTDGKTQLGLTIIADFFNDEGWVWGAGFRREDSMHFEISRRQLDQWLADGKL is encoded by the coding sequence ATGCGCGTATTGCCAGCCATAATCTTAGCCGTTGCCCTGATGCTGTTGCCAGTCATCTGGTTTTCCCTGAAATGGGCCCTGTCCGACGAAGGGTTTGAAGGGGCCGCGGTGGATTCTTCGGCACGGATCGAAATTGAAATGCTGCGTCAACAAATCGAGGACCTGCAGCTGCGGTTGACGGAGCTTAAAAGCGAGGTGGCCCGGTTGCCAATTGCCGGCGCAACGGCTCCGGTGACCGATGACGCCGCCGCTGAGATGGCGATTTGGGACCAGACCCCGGGTGCTGATTTGGATTATGCGCAGGTGGTGCTGATTGCGGACCGGCTGAATGTGAACCATGGGCTGCGGGTGGCAGGTGGATCTTACCTGTCTGAAAAACTGGGTCGCCCGCGCCCCGACCTGAACGACAATTGCCAGCCCATGACCAACCCCGAGCTAAAGGAAAAGCTGGTCACCGAACAGGTTGGCCCGATCCGCGTCAGCATGTTGCGGCCTGCAATCGAGAGTCTAAAGGTGGTTTTTGAGAACATCCGCTCGGCTGATCCGGATTTATACGGTCGCATCAATACCGCCGGGGCCCTGTGCGTTCGACGAATCCGGGGCACGCAGAATTCATTGTCGACGCACAGCTATGGGCTGGCTGTGGACCTGAACATTGACGGTCAGCTTGACAATTTTACCGATGGTAAAACCCAACTGGGCCTGACTATCATCGCTGATTTTTTCAACGATGAAGGCTGGGTTTGGGGTGCTGGGTTCCGGCGGGAGGACAGTATGCATTTTGAAATCAGCCGCCGCCAGCTGGATCAATGGCTGGCAGACGGTAAATTATAA
- a CDS encoding protoglobin domain-containing protein, protein MVDHAKSAQKAHWESLFSGKFDRRYFESAERVGRVHFQIQLPFLLYLGGYSEAGTKMLHLVMQQGRLGNKKKVAHQATLWCGQ, encoded by the coding sequence TTGGTCGATCATGCCAAATCGGCGCAAAAAGCCCATTGGGAGAGCCTGTTTTCCGGCAAGTTTGACAGAAGGTATTTTGAATCCGCCGAACGGGTCGGGCGCGTTCACTTTCAAATTCAACTGCCCTTCCTGCTCTATCTTGGCGGCTATTCTGAAGCCGGAACCAAAATGTTACATCTGGTTATGCAGCAGGGGCGTCTGGGCAACAAAAAGAAAGTTGCACACCAGGCAACTCTTTGGTGCGGGCAATGA
- a CDS encoding DUF427 domain-containing protein, with the protein MNVHVKPEQNGYSILIEQLKGTVTLHHNGVLLAQSDQAKVMYETRLTPTLYFPPQDVVADLSKRTELQTFCPFKGTAIYRDLILPETSVRNATWAYEEAQHEASAIKGHIGFMPNAFTDVDLGDNEILTSNDGNISGPVIDWLLREAAYLPTPEEFTAALAVKLREQGVFLSRMAVMVWSLHPMIAGKNFVWKKDSGEVTTFAPSYEIHDHPAYQNSPLRHVSNGMGGVRHRLSGDHPTDAFPILEDLKKEGATDYVAMPLRFSDGSINVMTLTSDHPTGFSTANLGLIFECSAVIGRYYEVFMQRENAQSLLETYVGKRSGARVLGGEIHRGDGDDIDAAIMFCDLRGSTRLEEELGRAAYIKVLNQFFETTSTIVHDNGGEVLKFIGDAVLAVFPADSDPKAARAQALNSARTIVARLEEIAQEEDGHRCECAIGIAYGGVTYGNVGSRERLDFTVIGQAANIAARLGDYGKSRGHPIVVSQDILASQSQALPLGAVSLHNVSKPVESFAVSVR; encoded by the coding sequence ATGAATGTACATGTAAAGCCGGAACAGAATGGGTATTCCATTCTGATCGAGCAACTTAAGGGGACCGTGACTCTGCATCACAATGGCGTTTTGCTGGCGCAAAGTGACCAGGCCAAGGTGATGTATGAAACCCGCCTGACGCCGACCCTTTATTTTCCGCCACAGGATGTGGTTGCTGACCTGTCCAAGCGGACCGAGCTGCAAACATTCTGCCCGTTCAAAGGAACGGCGATTTACCGCGATCTGATTTTGCCGGAAACATCGGTTAGGAATGCGACCTGGGCCTATGAAGAAGCCCAACACGAGGCCTCGGCCATCAAGGGTCATATTGGCTTTATGCCCAATGCCTTTACCGATGTGGACCTTGGTGACAACGAGATCCTGACAAGCAATGATGGCAATATTTCCGGGCCGGTGATTGACTGGCTGCTGCGCGAGGCAGCCTATCTGCCAACACCAGAAGAGTTTACTGCGGCATTGGCCGTCAAGCTGCGGGAACAGGGTGTGTTCCTGTCGCGCATGGCAGTGATGGTCTGGTCCCTACATCCGATGATTGCGGGTAAGAATTTTGTCTGGAAGAAAGACAGTGGCGAGGTCACTACTTTTGCGCCGTCCTATGAGATCCACGATCATCCGGCCTATCAAAACAGCCCGCTGCGGCATGTCTCAAATGGCATGGGGGGTGTTCGGCACCGGCTGAGCGGCGACCACCCCACCGACGCATTCCCAATACTTGAGGATCTGAAAAAAGAGGGCGCGACGGACTATGTTGCAATGCCACTGCGGTTTTCAGACGGCAGCATCAATGTGATGACCCTGACCAGCGATCACCCTACCGGCTTTTCCACCGCTAATTTGGGGCTGATATTCGAATGCTCGGCGGTGATTGGGCGCTACTACGAAGTCTTTATGCAGCGCGAAAATGCCCAGTCGCTTTTGGAGACCTATGTCGGCAAACGATCAGGAGCCCGGGTGCTGGGGGGGGAGATCCACCGGGGGGACGGCGATGATATTGATGCGGCCATCATGTTCTGTGACCTGCGTGGATCAACCCGTCTAGAAGAAGAATTGGGGCGTGCGGCTTATATCAAGGTGTTGAACCAGTTTTTCGAGACCACCTCGACAATTGTTCACGACAATGGTGGCGAAGTGTTGAAATTCATTGGCGATGCGGTGCTTGCTGTGTTTCCTGCTGATAGCGATCCAAAAGCCGCCCGTGCACAGGCATTGAATTCAGCCCGTACCATCGTTGCCCGGTTGGAAGAAATCGCCCAGGAAGAGGACGGCCATCGCTGTGAATGTGCGATTGGTATCGCCTATGGCGGTGTCACCTATGGCAATGTGGGATCGCGGGAACGATTAGATTTTACAGTGATTGGCCAGGCAGCAAATATCGCAGCGCGCTTGGGGGACTATGGCAAGTCACGTGGGCACCCCATTGTGGTCAGTCAGGACATTCTTGCGTCGCAATCGCAGGCTTTGCCTTTGGGCGCCGTGAGCTTGCATAATGTGTCAAAGCCCGTCGAGAGCTTTGCCGTCTCGGTACGGTGA
- a CDS encoding winged helix-turn-helix domain-containing protein, with the protein MPDPTISVSEARSAGGRVITFGVIAIVGLLIAAGTLLLLTLPDANAFNARVEQLFVENDLTTQAEIKLLEILAQSGTSFADTLSSYRMVIFVLLVFATAMMVAALVVLSMLVLLNRRMAQIERAGIQVTELLISREENTVYLNNMGFRLTPAAIETLSVLAEARLDGDVMSGAEIEGVISGRDATECEEAAGATRIKRLRDTLGNQMISELLVKNIARRGYVLAISKDVIRMI; encoded by the coding sequence ATGCCGGATCCTACTATCTCCGTTTCTGAAGCCCGCAGCGCCGGCGGTCGGGTTATCACATTCGGAGTTATTGCCATCGTCGGCCTGCTGATTGCGGCGGGCACATTGCTATTGCTGACCCTGCCCGATGCCAACGCGTTTAACGCGCGGGTCGAGCAGCTGTTTGTGGAAAATGATCTGACCACGCAGGCCGAAATCAAACTGCTCGAGATTCTGGCCCAATCCGGCACCTCGTTTGCCGATACCCTAAGCAGCTATCGCATGGTGATCTTTGTTTTACTGGTATTTGCCACCGCAATGATGGTGGCGGCGCTGGTCGTGTTGTCGATGTTGGTGCTGTTGAACCGGCGCATGGCGCAGATTGAGCGGGCGGGCATTCAGGTCACCGAACTGCTGATCAGCCGTGAGGAAAACACGGTTTACCTGAATAATATGGGCTTTCGCCTGACACCGGCCGCGATAGAGACGCTGTCTGTTCTGGCCGAAGCCAGGCTGGACGGTGATGTCATGTCCGGGGCCGAGATCGAGGGGGTGATTTCTGGTCGCGATGCCACCGAGTGTGAAGAGGCCGCCGGGGCCACGCGTATCAAACGGTTGCGTGACACCCTGGGCAACCAGATGATCAGTGAATTGCTGGTTAAAAACATTGCCAGACGGGGCTATGTTTTGGCGATCAGCAAAGATGTGATCCGGATGATTTGA
- a CDS encoding caspase family protein has translation MFFVSRMFCVLVLSLAPALGQADSRRIALVMGMSEYQTLPSLDNTGNDAVAMAATLERIGFDVTLSVDAGVAEIEQLLEDFSFRSEVADLALIYFAGHGIEVQGENFLIPVDAAVNSNLDVQRQSMSLKRLLSAVDRARKMRIVILDSCRNNPLGDAIALSNGTVETAATESTRGSGGGMAAADPDRGTLVAFAARDGQVALDGNGDNSPYAIALMEKMAQPGLEISLMFRQVRDSVLNQTGNLQEPHTYGSLTGVPFYLAGAADGEVDVASVEPIDAWASLRSDQEEQLLALADQGDTRSMLGLAYIRLNPNEGRFDPKAAVAFLQTAADAGSPEAQFELAKLYERGTGVSVDHARALTLYRAAADQDFADAINDLGFLHYQGGLGLPADAQKALTFFERAADLRHPQAQFNFAALIDDGLIANKGPSDSAYYLYQALRSGSSDVLNLLSDRPTMFTGETRRELQAMLKKNDFYQGSIDGDFGPGTQRGIRRAYGIEE, from the coding sequence ATGTTTTTTGTTTCTCGGATGTTTTGCGTTTTGGTTTTGTCTCTCGCCCCGGCTCTTGGTCAAGCTGACAGCCGCCGGATCGCGCTGGTTATGGGCATGTCCGAGTATCAAACCCTGCCTTCGCTGGATAACACCGGAAACGACGCCGTGGCCATGGCTGCAACACTTGAAAGAATTGGCTTTGATGTCACCCTTTCCGTTGACGCCGGTGTGGCGGAAATTGAACAGCTACTTGAAGATTTTTCCTTCCGCTCCGAGGTGGCCGACTTAGCGCTGATTTATTTCGCGGGTCACGGGATTGAAGTTCAGGGCGAGAATTTTCTGATCCCGGTGGATGCTGCTGTGAACAGCAACCTGGATGTGCAGCGGCAGTCGATGTCTTTGAAACGCTTGCTCTCGGCGGTGGATCGGGCCCGCAAGATGCGCATCGTTATATTGGACAGCTGCCGCAACAATCCGCTGGGAGATGCCATCGCATTGAGCAATGGCACCGTCGAAACCGCTGCTACGGAAAGCACCCGCGGCAGTGGCGGCGGCATGGCGGCGGCTGATCCTGACCGTGGGACCCTGGTGGCTTTTGCCGCCCGGGATGGGCAGGTCGCGCTGGATGGAAACGGCGACAATAGCCCCTATGCTATTGCCTTGATGGAGAAAATGGCTCAGCCAGGGCTTGAGATCAGCCTGATGTTCCGGCAAGTTCGCGACAGTGTACTAAACCAAACCGGCAACTTGCAGGAACCGCATACCTATGGGTCGCTAACGGGGGTGCCCTTCTATCTGGCCGGGGCGGCTGACGGCGAAGTCGACGTTGCCTCAGTTGAACCCATTGACGCCTGGGCCTCGCTGCGATCCGACCAAGAAGAGCAATTATTGGCGCTGGCCGATCAGGGGGATACCCGGTCCATGCTGGGGCTCGCCTATATCCGATTAAACCCGAACGAAGGCCGGTTTGACCCCAAGGCTGCCGTTGCGTTCCTGCAAACGGCAGCGGATGCGGGCTCTCCTGAGGCACAGTTTGAACTGGCGAAACTCTACGAACGGGGCACCGGTGTGTCGGTGGACCATGCCAGGGCCTTGACGCTGTATCGCGCCGCTGCAGATCAGGATTTTGCCGACGCAATCAACGATCTGGGATTCCTGCACTATCAGGGCGGACTGGGTCTGCCGGCGGATGCACAAAAGGCGCTGACCTTTTTCGAACGCGCCGCTGATCTGCGCCATCCGCAGGCCCAGTTCAACTTCGCAGCATTGATCGACGATGGCTTGATTGCCAACAAGGGTCCCAGTGACTCAGCGTATTATCTGTATCAGGCTTTGCGCTCGGGCAGTTCCGATGTGTTAAATTTGCTCAGTGATCGCCCCACAATGTTCACCGGGGAAACCCGCCGTGAGCTGCAAGCCATGCTAAAGAAAAATGATTTTTATCAGGGCTCTATCGATGGGGATTTTGGCCCCGGGACCCAACGTGGCATACGACGTGCCTACGGTATTGAAGAATAA
- a CDS encoding chemotaxis protein CheD: MSSVFTNTSSITVLQGEYRVTKDPSVMFTTVLGSCISACLYDAESGIGGMNHFLLPSTSAQDSKNARYGVHAMELLINGCSKGCHAKHAAGQDFGGAKMSANLSDIGL, from the coding sequence TTGAGCTCTGTATTTACAAACACGTCCTCGATCACAGTCCTGCAAGGTGAATATCGTGTAACCAAGGATCCATCGGTGATGTTCACCACAGTTCTGGGATCCTGCATCTCTGCCTGCTTGTATGACGCAGAAAGCGGCATTGGCGGCATGAACCATTTCCTGCTGCCCAGCACCAGCGCCCAGGATAGCAAAAATGCGCGCTATGGTGTTCACGCGATGGAATTGCTGATCAACGGGTGCTCAAAAGGGTGCCACGCGAAGCATGCTGCGGGTCAAGATTTTGGGGGCGCTAAAATGTCCGCCAACCTGTCTGACATCGGTCTCTAA
- a CDS encoding adenylate/guanylate cyclase domain-containing protein, translating to MTDTTLAPPTSYHPERHVDLADVVADNAYVEANLAAHKQRGLEWAVRARWIAMPLIGVMLVFINPSWSVLYYHGMLALLCVNGWLMGRMGKVGRSKAELFLIFMDLLIMTFGMVLPNPFAPQDFPIAVQYRFENFIYFYVILAAGTLAYSWRTVIAIGVWTSGIWMTGVALAWWLSPTDEALRQRVIEILGDSNVLIQIMDPTSFMFHMRVQEVVVFIIVAVILGFSVRRFNALLMNNASLTRERTNLSRYFSPNVVDQLSQNDDPLKQVRRQDVAVLFIDIIGFTRLAAGLDALKVIDLLRGFHGRMEREVFRHHGTLDKYLGDGLMATFGTPMAGTQDATNALACARDMISALDQWNRERRRAGEPEIRVGIGLHYGEAVLGDIGANRLEYAVIGTAVNVAARLEVMTRELQADIVISDQLRLQIQAENIEVALIDPFVRQPDQEIRGLDQPMTVWTSA from the coding sequence ATGACCGACACAACACTTGCTCCCCCGACATCGTACCACCCCGAACGGCATGTGGATCTTGCGGATGTTGTTGCTGACAACGCCTATGTCGAGGCCAACCTGGCGGCCCATAAACAGCGGGGACTGGAATGGGCAGTTCGCGCCCGCTGGATCGCGATGCCGCTGATCGGGGTTATGCTGGTCTTTATAAACCCGTCCTGGAGCGTTCTGTATTATCATGGAATGCTGGCGCTGCTTTGCGTCAATGGCTGGCTGATGGGCCGCATGGGGAAAGTGGGCCGGTCAAAGGCCGAGCTGTTTTTGATTTTTATGGATCTGCTGATCATGACGTTTGGAATGGTATTGCCAAACCCGTTTGCGCCACAGGATTTCCCAATAGCAGTCCAGTACCGGTTCGAAAATTTTATCTATTTCTACGTCATTTTGGCGGCCGGCACATTGGCCTATTCTTGGCGCACTGTGATTGCGATTGGCGTTTGGACCTCTGGCATCTGGATGACTGGCGTCGCTCTGGCCTGGTGGCTGTCGCCGACGGATGAGGCGTTAAGGCAGCGGGTGATCGAGATCCTTGGCGACAGCAACGTCCTGATACAGATCATGGACCCAACCAGCTTTATGTTCCACATGAGAGTGCAAGAAGTGGTGGTGTTTATTATCGTCGCTGTAATCCTTGGATTCTCGGTTCGCAGGTTCAATGCCCTGCTGATGAACAATGCCAGCCTGACCCGGGAGCGCACCAATCTGTCGCGATATTTCTCGCCCAATGTGGTGGACCAACTGTCGCAGAACGATGATCCACTAAAACAGGTGCGCAGGCAGGACGTGGCGGTTCTGTTCATCGACATTATCGGATTTACTCGCCTTGCGGCCGGGCTTGATGCCCTGAAGGTGATCGACTTGCTGCGCGGGTTCCATGGCCGGATGGAACGCGAAGTGTTTCGCCATCATGGCACGCTGGACAAATATCTGGGCGATGGTCTGATGGCCACCTTTGGAACCCCCATGGCCGGCACCCAGGATGCGACCAACGCTTTGGCCTGTGCACGCGATATGATATCGGCGCTGGACCAATGGAACCGCGAGCGCCGCCGGGCCGGAGAGCCTGAAATCCGTGTTGGCATCGGGCTTCATTATGGCGAGGCCGTTTTGGGCGATATTGGCGCAAACCGATTGGAATACGCAGTGATCGGAACCGCAGTAAATGTTGCGGCCCGTCTGGAAGTAATGACCCGTGAATTGCAAGCAGACATTGTGATAAGCGACCAACTTCGTCTGCAAATACAGGCTGAGAATATCGAAGTTGCTTTGATCGATCCGTTTGTCCGGCAGCCCGATCAAGAGATTCGCGGCCTGGATCAGCCGATGACCGTCTGGACTTCAGCCTGA